From a single Paraburkholderia edwinii genomic region:
- a CDS encoding cellulose synthase subunit BcsC-related outer membrane protein: MLTRPRALVIGVLLAFGAGAAPMAARAQAQPGAQAGTPTPANDPLKVLIDQGKYWQAHKRGDLAEQAWQKVLRIDPKQPDALYGMGIVLADRKDGSGAQQYLARLRAVAPDYPSIGELARRLGEASPTDQAVNDARRLAQSGQAASAAQQYRQALGTKPTDPQLALEYYQTLGGTPQGWEEARRGLEQLAREHPEDPRFALAYAQQLTYREANRRDGIARLAQLANDPTVGAQAKASWRQALLWLGVRASDAPLFQAYLNVVPDDAPVKARADSIADQDRRGRERAQQDATVDARGRTIAEGFAALDRGDLVVAKARFSSVLASAPNDADALGGMGVAYLKQEQFKEAHDYLQRASQAGGAARWREALNSASYWMYTSEGLGEQSNGNFSQARASFERAIPLSPSDVTAQTALGDLLLQTGDPRGAEAAFRMALRRQADNPDAIRGLVGALAAQGRGDEALAFANQLTDEQRAKVGGADKLRGAAQAAQARAAEARGDLGSARTLYEDALQGNPDDPWLRLDLARIYAKQGAYANAKSMMDGLVALHPDMPDALYASALLAADMQDWRYGLSQLDRIPVNKRTLPMTVLQHRLWVHQQADEATALARSGRAAQGRALLQAAEPVAGQDPELIGVIANGYVNTGDPGRALMIVRNALARAPGDANLLLMDAGILLNTGQDAELGEVMRRLASMPLSAQQRRDFERVNVAIVVRRTDALRQSNDLASAYDVLGPWLAARPNDPELLAALARLYTAAKDNSNALATYRLALAQRPGDVGLLTAAAGAATSMRDFDYAESAIRQALAVAPNNFDVLAAAGRMYRAQGKDTLAAQYLRRALLAQSGALAAPGAQGAQGAQSGWNVPLRPSGPIPPPGTNPFSNKVTGEAGDVPALPMAALSLSSSLSQPYPMPDMPAYLPPMQPAQDAPYVAAAPAMPMNPIAPAMPGAPAVPAGRSADAMAASAQLAAAPDTDGYGPDQYGSSQSGGGLAPGQPYPAQGDAGVSYSAPTYPAPGSYPQGNGYAQAASMPPSTYSQPQPYAQPQPYAQPATGYAQPGGYAPQPGDGYVSTPWPMSPQAVQATQAQANAAAGNYPQGGAGTAKRRTSGKNARGTATRTTQNAGVPNAYPPAYPQQGYGQQGYPQQGYQQPGYPQQGYAQGYPQQDYPQQTYGQQPYPPQQPYPQQPQQYAAQAYQPQPYVPQPVPQGYTNQGYGLVPYVPQPPAPAPRMNAPSQYAPYQPQAAAAQPLSPAAQQTMTVEEELAQINRAQTSTASGGILFRNRNGEEGLSNLNDIEAPLEGRIHAGDGHVVITATPVSLDAGTSDASPNTLARFGSGAFLRNTTPSGSQHAAGVGVSLGYDIRGLKADVGATPFGFREQNVVGGLQYSGGLTDQVSYKLTAGRRAVTDSLLSYAGTKDDATGQEWGGVTQNGLRGDLAWDDGTNGVYLNGEFQYLEGHNVKSNTAGKGGGGFYTRLYKDEDSTFTAGVNTTVMHYANNLSFFTLGQGGYFSPQQYVILNVPIRWTGKNGRFAYDFGGSLGVQHYRQDSSPYYPLNSQEQLSAASQNLAPDPGAVYPSQSHTGVSYSIDAVGEYQLAPQLTVGASASFGNAYEYREFVGAVYVRYAFTKQSGYSTTFPPTSLTSPYLRANY, translated from the coding sequence ATGCTCACCCGCCCACGCGCGCTCGTAATCGGTGTCCTGCTTGCGTTCGGCGCCGGCGCGGCGCCGATGGCCGCGCGCGCACAAGCGCAGCCGGGAGCTCAAGCGGGCACGCCAACGCCGGCAAACGATCCGCTCAAGGTGCTGATCGATCAGGGCAAATACTGGCAGGCACACAAGCGCGGCGATCTCGCCGAGCAGGCGTGGCAGAAGGTCTTGCGCATCGATCCGAAGCAGCCCGACGCGCTATACGGCATGGGCATCGTGCTCGCCGACCGCAAGGACGGCAGCGGCGCGCAGCAGTACCTCGCGCGTCTGCGCGCGGTGGCGCCGGACTACCCGTCGATCGGCGAGCTGGCGCGGCGCCTCGGCGAAGCGAGCCCGACCGATCAGGCCGTGAACGACGCGCGGCGTCTCGCGCAAAGCGGCCAGGCTGCGTCCGCCGCGCAGCAGTACCGGCAGGCGCTCGGCACGAAGCCGACCGATCCGCAGCTCGCGCTCGAGTACTACCAGACGCTCGGCGGCACGCCGCAAGGCTGGGAAGAAGCCCGGCGCGGCCTCGAGCAGCTGGCGCGCGAACATCCGGAAGACCCGCGTTTCGCGCTCGCCTACGCGCAGCAGCTCACTTACCGCGAAGCGAACCGGCGCGACGGCATCGCGCGGCTCGCGCAGCTGGCGAACGATCCGACCGTCGGCGCGCAGGCGAAAGCGAGCTGGCGTCAGGCGTTGCTGTGGCTCGGCGTGCGCGCCTCCGATGCGCCGCTTTTCCAGGCTTACCTGAACGTCGTGCCCGACGACGCGCCGGTCAAGGCACGCGCGGACTCGATCGCCGATCAGGACCGCCGTGGACGCGAACGCGCGCAACAGGATGCCACCGTCGACGCACGCGGCCGTACGATTGCCGAAGGCTTTGCCGCGCTCGACCGCGGCGATCTCGTGGTCGCGAAGGCGCGTTTTTCGTCAGTGCTTGCGAGTGCGCCGAACGATGCCGACGCGTTGGGCGGCATGGGCGTCGCATATCTGAAGCAGGAGCAGTTCAAGGAAGCGCACGACTACCTGCAGCGCGCGTCGCAGGCCGGCGGCGCCGCGCGCTGGCGCGAGGCGCTCAACAGCGCGAGCTACTGGATGTACACGAGCGAAGGGCTCGGCGAACAGAGCAACGGCAACTTTTCGCAGGCGCGCGCATCGTTCGAGCGCGCGATTCCGCTGAGCCCCAGCGATGTGACCGCGCAGACGGCACTCGGCGACTTGCTGCTGCAAACGGGCGACCCGCGCGGCGCCGAAGCAGCGTTCCGCATGGCGCTGCGGCGCCAGGCGGATAACCCCGATGCGATTCGCGGCCTGGTCGGCGCGCTCGCCGCACAGGGACGCGGCGACGAAGCGCTCGCCTTTGCCAACCAGTTGACCGATGAACAGCGCGCGAAGGTCGGCGGCGCGGACAAGCTGCGCGGCGCCGCGCAGGCGGCGCAGGCGCGCGCGGCCGAAGCGCGCGGCGATCTCGGCAGCGCGCGCACGCTGTACGAAGACGCGTTGCAGGGTAACCCCGACGATCCGTGGCTGCGTCTCGACCTCGCGCGCATTTACGCGAAGCAGGGCGCGTACGCGAACGCGAAGAGCATGATGGACGGCCTCGTCGCGCTGCATCCCGACATGCCGGACGCGCTTTACGCCAGCGCGCTGCTGGCCGCCGACATGCAGGACTGGCGTTACGGCCTGAGCCAGCTCGACCGGATTCCCGTCAACAAGCGCACGCTGCCGATGACGGTGCTGCAGCACCGCCTATGGGTTCATCAGCAGGCCGACGAAGCAACGGCGCTCGCCCGCAGCGGTCGCGCCGCGCAGGGGCGGGCGCTGTTACAGGCGGCCGAACCGGTCGCAGGTCAGGATCCCGAACTGATCGGCGTGATCGCAAACGGCTATGTGAACACGGGCGACCCGGGCCGCGCGCTGATGATCGTGCGCAACGCGCTTGCGCGTGCGCCGGGCGATGCGAACCTGCTGCTGATGGACGCGGGCATTCTGCTCAACACGGGCCAGGACGCGGAACTGGGCGAAGTGATGCGCCGCCTTGCGTCGATGCCGCTTTCCGCGCAGCAGCGGCGCGACTTCGAGCGTGTCAATGTCGCGATCGTCGTGCGGCGGACCGATGCGTTGCGGCAGTCGAACGATCTGGCAAGCGCCTATGACGTGCTGGGTCCGTGGCTTGCCGCGCGCCCCAACGACCCCGAGCTTCTCGCGGCGCTCGCACGGCTCTACACCGCGGCAAAGGACAACTCGAACGCGCTCGCGACATACCGGCTCGCGCTTGCGCAGCGGCCCGGCGACGTCGGTCTGCTGACCGCGGCGGCGGGCGCGGCGACGTCGATGCGCGATTTCGATTACGCCGAATCGGCGATCAGGCAGGCGCTTGCCGTGGCGCCGAACAATTTCGATGTGCTCGCGGCGGCGGGCCGCATGTATCGCGCGCAAGGCAAGGACACGCTTGCGGCGCAGTATCTGCGACGCGCATTGCTGGCGCAGAGCGGCGCGCTCGCGGCACCCGGCGCGCAGGGCGCGCAAGGCGCACAAAGCGGATGGAATGTGCCGCTGCGGCCGTCGGGGCCGATTCCGCCACCCGGTACCAATCCGTTTTCGAACAAGGTGACCGGGGAAGCGGGTGATGTGCCCGCGTTGCCGATGGCGGCTTTGTCTTTGTCGTCGTCTTTGTCTCAACCGTATCCGATGCCCGATATGCCTGCCTATCTACCGCCCATGCAGCCGGCCCAGGATGCGCCGTATGTCGCAGCCGCGCCCGCAATGCCGATGAATCCGATTGCGCCTGCGATGCCAGGCGCGCCAGCCGTGCCGGCGGGCCGCTCGGCGGACGCGATGGCGGCGAGTGCGCAGCTTGCCGCTGCGCCGGACACCGATGGCTACGGTCCCGATCAATACGGGTCGTCGCAATCGGGTGGCGGGCTTGCGCCGGGGCAGCCTTATCCGGCGCAGGGGGATGCGGGCGTGTCCTATTCGGCGCCGACGTATCCGGCGCCGGGCAGCTATCCGCAAGGCAACGGCTACGCGCAAGCCGCATCGATGCCGCCATCGACGTATTCGCAGCCGCAACCCTACGCGCAGCCGCAACCGTACGCGCAGCCGGCGACGGGCTACGCCCAGCCGGGCGGCTACGCGCCGCAGCCAGGCGACGGATATGTCAGCACGCCATGGCCGATGTCGCCGCAAGCCGTGCAGGCAACGCAAGCGCAAGCCAATGCCGCGGCCGGCAACTATCCGCAGGGCGGCGCCGGTACCGCGAAGCGGCGCACGTCCGGCAAGAACGCGCGCGGCACGGCGACCCGCACCACGCAGAACGCGGGTGTGCCGAACGCGTACCCGCCTGCTTATCCGCAGCAGGGTTACGGACAGCAAGGCTATCCGCAGCAGGGCTATCAACAACCGGGTTATCCGCAGCAAGGCTACGCGCAAGGGTATCCGCAACAAGACTATCCACAGCAGACCTACGGCCAGCAGCCGTACCCGCCGCAGCAACCTTATCCGCAGCAACCGCAGCAATACGCCGCACAGGCGTATCAACCGCAACCCTACGTGCCGCAGCCGGTCCCACAGGGCTACACGAACCAGGGCTACGGCCTCGTGCCCTACGTGCCGCAACCGCCTGCGCCCGCGCCGCGCATGAACGCGCCAAGCCAGTACGCGCCGTACCAGCCGCAAGCCGCCGCTGCGCAACCGCTATCGCCGGCCGCGCAACAGACGATGACCGTCGAAGAAGAACTCGCGCAGATCAACCGCGCACAGACGAGCACCGCAAGCGGCGGCATCCTGTTTCGCAACCGCAACGGCGAAGAGGGCCTGTCGAACCTGAACGACATTGAGGCGCCGCTCGAAGGCCGCATTCACGCCGGCGACGGCCACGTCGTCATTACCGCCACGCCGGTGTCGCTCGATGCCGGCACTTCCGACGCGTCGCCGAACACGCTCGCGCGCTTCGGCTCCGGCGCGTTCCTGCGCAACACGACGCCGTCCGGCTCGCAGCATGCGGCCGGCGTCGGCGTGTCGCTCGGCTACGACATCCGCGGGTTGAAAGCGGACGTCGGCGCGACGCCGTTCGGCTTTCGCGAGCAGAACGTCGTCGGCGGGCTGCAATACAGCGGCGGGCTGACCGATCAGGTGTCGTACAAGCTGACCGCGGGCCGGCGCGCCGTCACCGACAGTCTGTTGTCGTACGCCGGCACGAAGGACGATGCGACCGGGCAGGAATGGGGCGGCGTCACGCAGAACGGACTGCGCGGCGATCTCGCGTGGGACGACGGCACGAACGGCGTCTACCTGAACGGCGAGTTCCAGTATCTCGAAGGCCACAACGTGAAGAGCAACACGGCCGGCAAGGGCGGCGGCGGGTTCTACACGCGTCTCTACAAGGACGAGGACTCGACTTTCACCGCCGGCGTCAACACGACCGTGATGCACTACGCGAACAACCTGTCGTTCTTCACGCTCGGCCAGGGCGGCTACTTCAGCCCGCAGCAGTACGTGATCCTGAATGTGCCGATTCGCTGGACGGGCAAGAACGGCCGCTTTGCGTACGACTTCGGCGGCTCGCTCGGCGTACAGCACTACCGGCAGGACAGTTCGCCGTACTACCCGTTGAATTCACAGGAGCAATTGTCGGCTGCCAGCCAGAACCTCGCGCCGGATCCGGGCGCCGTCTATCCGTCGCAAAGCCACACGGGCGTGTCGTATTCGATCGACGCGGTCGGCGAATATCAGCTTGCGCCGCAGTTGACGGTGGGCGCGTCCGCGTCGTTTGGCAATGCGTACGAGTATCGCGAGTTTGTCGGCGCGGTCTACGTGCGCTACGCGTTCACGAAGCAGAGCGGCTATTCGACGACGTTCCCGCCGACGTCGCTTACGTCGCCATACTTGCGGGCGAATTATTGA
- a CDS encoding tetratricopeptide repeat protein, producing MNRSTGERPVTWFNIGISLRELGRIPEEVAAYGKALALAPQFFEAWFNRGIALRALKRHHEALASFDAALAIRSDSADAFNNRGNVLGDLHRYDAALASFDHAISLNPLCGTAHSNRGNALEALGRHAEALRAYADAQRIMPHDADAHWNESLCRLLIGDYAKGWEKYEWRWRTGTYAQGLQPSVEGRLWLGHESLAGKTILLHAEGGFGDTLQFCRFAAPVATHGARVVIEVQPELRRLMSTLDGPHEVITQGQPRPPHDFHCPLMSLPLALKTSLDSIPTQLPYLSANPALAERWRARLDCSDARRLRIGLAWAGNPRLGNATSHEMDKRRSMPFEHYAPLLQIPGIDFYSLQKGEAAVAQLADSPLRTRLVDPSREFADFADTAAFVAHLDLVISVDTSIVHLAASTGKPVWLLNRYDTCWRWLRQRADSPWYPHVVRIFRQRRGGDWEAVIAEVCRALREHLSNGARSLNNSPASMAT from the coding sequence ATGAATCGCTCGACCGGTGAACGCCCCGTTACATGGTTCAACATCGGGATTTCGCTACGCGAGCTCGGCCGTATCCCTGAAGAGGTGGCCGCCTACGGAAAGGCGCTTGCGCTGGCGCCTCAATTCTTCGAAGCCTGGTTCAATCGCGGCATCGCGCTTCGCGCGCTCAAACGCCATCATGAAGCGCTCGCAAGCTTCGACGCGGCGCTTGCGATCCGATCCGACTCCGCCGACGCGTTCAACAATCGCGGCAATGTGCTGGGCGACTTGCACCGGTATGACGCAGCGCTCGCAAGCTTCGACCACGCGATAAGCCTTAACCCGCTGTGCGGCACGGCGCACAGTAACCGGGGCAACGCGCTCGAGGCGCTCGGCCGCCACGCGGAAGCACTGCGCGCCTATGCCGATGCGCAAAGAATCATGCCGCACGACGCCGACGCGCACTGGAACGAAAGTCTCTGCCGCCTGTTGATCGGCGACTATGCGAAAGGCTGGGAGAAGTACGAGTGGCGCTGGCGTACCGGCACGTACGCTCAGGGGCTGCAGCCCAGCGTCGAAGGCCGTCTGTGGTTAGGGCATGAATCGTTAGCGGGAAAAACAATTCTGCTACATGCGGAGGGCGGGTTCGGCGACACGTTGCAGTTTTGCCGCTTTGCAGCTCCCGTCGCCACACACGGCGCACGCGTAGTGATCGAGGTTCAACCGGAATTGCGCCGCCTGATGTCGACGCTCGACGGTCCACATGAAGTCATTACGCAGGGTCAACCGCGTCCGCCGCACGACTTTCATTGCCCATTGATGAGTTTGCCTCTTGCGCTGAAAACGTCGCTCGATTCGATACCGACACAGTTGCCCTATCTCTCGGCCAATCCAGCGTTAGCCGAGCGCTGGCGCGCGCGGCTCGACTGTAGCGACGCCCGGCGACTGCGGATCGGACTCGCGTGGGCTGGCAATCCGCGGCTTGGGAACGCGACTTCGCATGAAATGGACAAGCGCCGCAGCATGCCGTTCGAGCACTATGCGCCGCTGCTTCAGATACCCGGTATCGATTTCTACAGCCTGCAAAAGGGCGAAGCGGCAGTCGCCCAGCTTGCGGACAGTCCGTTGCGCACGCGCCTCGTGGATCCGAGCCGCGAATTCGCTGATTTCGCGGATACCGCCGCGTTCGTCGCTCATCTCGATCTGGTGATCAGCGTTGATACGTCGATCGTCCATCTCGCCGCGTCGACAGGCAAGCCGGTTTGGCTGCTCAACCGATACGACACGTGCTGGCGCTGGCTACGGCAGCGTGCCGATTCGCCGTGGTATCCGCACGTCGTGCGCATTTTCCGGCAGCGCCGTGGCGGCGACTGGGAGGCGGTGATCGCCGAGGTCTGCCGCGCGCTGCGCGAACACCTGTCAAACGGCGCGCGAAGCCTCAATAATTCGCCCGCAAGTATGGCGACGTAA
- a CDS encoding calcium:proton antiporter, translating into MATSSSVLPRWTVVTPIAAWIVFGAALALPGHGALLALVGIALAGSVFAGVHHAEVVAHRVGEPFGTLVLAVAVTVIEVALIVSVMLSSGPEKAGLARDTVFAAVMIVCNGIVGICLLVGGLRHREQGFQIRGASAALAVLASLSVLTLVMPNFTRTNPGPLLSPSQLAFAGVSSLVLYGVFVFVQTVRHRDYFLADAPGEDAHAAPPSGAVALLSLVLLFVSLVAVVLLAKLLSPSIERAVADAGAPPAVVGIVIAALVLLPEGFAAVRAARADRLQTSLNLALGSALASIGLTIPTVAVVILWTGQALVLGIDGKDTVMLILTLIVGTLTLSTGRTTILQGAVHLSLFAAYLFLSVVP; encoded by the coding sequence ATGGCCACTTCATCGTCCGTGCTGCCTCGCTGGACCGTCGTTACGCCGATCGCCGCGTGGATTGTGTTCGGCGCCGCGCTGGCGCTGCCCGGCCACGGCGCGCTGCTCGCGCTGGTCGGCATTGCGCTCGCCGGCTCGGTGTTTGCGGGTGTCCACCATGCGGAAGTCGTCGCGCATCGTGTGGGCGAACCGTTCGGCACGCTCGTGCTCGCGGTCGCTGTGACCGTGATCGAAGTCGCGCTGATTGTCTCCGTGATGTTGTCGTCGGGGCCCGAGAAAGCGGGGCTCGCGCGCGACACGGTGTTCGCCGCCGTGATGATCGTCTGCAACGGCATTGTCGGCATCTGCCTGCTGGTCGGCGGGCTGCGCCATCGCGAGCAGGGTTTCCAGATTCGCGGCGCGAGCGCGGCGCTCGCGGTGCTCGCCTCGCTATCCGTGCTCACGCTCGTGATGCCGAACTTCACGCGCACCAACCCGGGCCCCCTGTTGTCGCCGTCGCAGCTTGCGTTCGCGGGCGTGTCGTCACTGGTGCTGTATGGCGTATTCGTGTTCGTGCAGACCGTGCGCCATCGCGATTATTTTCTGGCCGACGCGCCCGGCGAAGATGCGCATGCCGCGCCGCCAAGCGGTGCGGTCGCGCTGCTGAGCCTCGTGCTGCTGTTCGTGTCGCTGGTGGCTGTCGTACTGCTCGCGAAGCTGCTGTCGCCGTCGATCGAACGCGCGGTCGCCGACGCGGGCGCGCCGCCGGCCGTCGTCGGTATCGTGATCGCGGCGCTCGTGCTGCTGCCCGAAGGGTTTGCCGCAGTACGCGCGGCGCGCGCGGACCGTCTGCAGACGAGCCTGAATCTTGCGCTCGGCTCCGCGCTCGCGAGTATCGGGCTCACGATTCCGACGGTGGCGGTCGTGATCCTGTGGACCGGCCAGGCGCTCGTGCTCGGCATCGACGGCAAGGACACGGTGATGCTGATCCTCACGCTGATCGTCGGCACGCTGACGCTTAGCACCGGGCGCACGACGATTCTGCAGGGCGCCGTGCATCTGTCGCTGTTCGCGGCGTATCTGTTTTTATCGGTGGTGCCGTGA
- a CDS encoding acyl-CoA dehydrogenase family protein has product MIRDQETLKLLLDSITRFVRERLVPNEEIVAQTDQIPAGLLQEMKDLGLFGLCLPEEYGGLGLTMEEEVLVAFELGKTSPAFRSAVGSNNGIGSTGIVLDGTPAQKQTYLPRLASGELIGSFCLTEPEAGSDAASLRTSAVRDGDHYVLNGTKRFITNAPEAGLFTVMARTDAAGKGAAAISAFLVEAGTPGLSLGKIDQKMGHKGAHTCDVIFDNCRVSAANLIGEREGVGFKTAMKVLDKGRLHIAAIATGAAQRMLDDALRYAIERKQFGKPIVEFELIQAMLADSRAEIYASRCMIVDAARRRDSGERVTIDASCAKMFATEMCGRVADRAVQIFGGAGYMADYGIERFYRDVRLFRIYEGTTQIQQIVIAREMRRELES; this is encoded by the coding sequence ATGATCAGAGATCAGGAAACGCTGAAGCTGCTGCTCGACAGCATTACACGCTTCGTCCGTGAACGGCTTGTGCCGAACGAGGAAATCGTCGCTCAGACCGACCAGATTCCGGCCGGGCTGCTGCAGGAAATGAAGGACCTCGGCCTTTTCGGCCTTTGCCTACCCGAAGAATACGGCGGCTTGGGACTCACGATGGAGGAAGAAGTGCTCGTCGCGTTCGAACTTGGCAAAACATCGCCGGCGTTTCGTTCGGCAGTCGGCAGCAACAATGGCATCGGCTCGACCGGTATCGTGCTCGATGGCACGCCGGCGCAGAAGCAGACGTATCTACCGCGCCTCGCAAGCGGCGAGCTGATCGGCTCGTTCTGCCTGACTGAGCCCGAAGCCGGTTCGGACGCCGCATCGTTGCGCACCAGCGCCGTGCGCGATGGCGACCACTACGTACTCAACGGCACCAAGCGCTTCATCACGAATGCGCCCGAAGCGGGACTGTTCACCGTGATGGCGCGTACCGATGCGGCAGGCAAGGGCGCGGCTGCGATATCGGCGTTTCTCGTCGAAGCGGGCACACCTGGCCTGTCGCTTGGCAAGATTGACCAGAAAATGGGCCACAAGGGCGCGCACACCTGCGATGTGATCTTCGACAATTGCCGGGTGAGTGCCGCGAACCTGATCGGCGAGCGTGAGGGCGTCGGCTTCAAGACCGCGATGAAGGTGCTCGACAAAGGGCGTCTGCATATTGCGGCGATTGCGACCGGCGCCGCCCAGCGCATGCTCGACGACGCGCTGCGTTATGCGATCGAGCGCAAGCAGTTCGGCAAGCCGATCGTCGAATTCGAACTGATCCAGGCGATGCTTGCCGACAGCCGCGCGGAAATCTATGCGTCGCGCTGCATGATCGTCGATGCGGCGCGGCGGCGCGATAGCGGCGAACGCGTCACGATCGACGCGTCGTGCGCGAAGATGTTCGCGACGGAAATGTGCGGGCGAGTGGCGGACCGCGCGGTGCAGATCTTTGGCGGGGCGGGCTATATGGCCGACTACGGCATCGAGCGCTTTTACCGCGACGTGCGGCTCTTTCGCATCTACGAAGGCACGACGCAGATCCAGCAGATCGTGATTGCGCGCGAGATGCGGCGGGAGCTCGAAAGCTGA
- a CDS encoding BON domain-containing protein — protein MKAIQAIKVVGGALIVLASLNAYSQASDTGADMSTQPSAKQQHKAMKKADRALARKVRGALAKAKGVSAANIIVRANASTGDVWLEGSVPEQPQVDQSTQVAQGVAGVKNVKNDLTIRPVGQ, from the coding sequence ATGAAGGCGATCCAGGCAATCAAGGTGGTAGGTGGCGCACTGATCGTGCTCGCGTCGCTCAACGCGTATTCGCAGGCAAGCGATACCGGCGCGGACATGAGCACGCAGCCGAGCGCGAAGCAGCAGCACAAGGCAATGAAGAAAGCCGACCGTGCACTCGCACGCAAGGTACGCGGCGCACTCGCAAAGGCTAAGGGCGTTAGCGCCGCAAATATCATCGTCCGTGCTAACGCGAGCACCGGCGACGTGTGGCTCGAAGGCTCGGTGCCTGAGCAGCCGCAAGTCGACCAGTCCACGCAGGTCGCGCAAGGCGTAGCGGGTGTGAAGAACGTCAAGAACGATCTGACGATCCGCCCGGTCGGCCAATAA
- a CDS encoding DNA-3-methyladenine glycosylase: protein MSAKTWHIAPLGRTALPVDATELARYLVGKCLVHDMPEGRISGRIVETEAYPVGDSTGYAFIGRRQYNEALFLSPGHAYVRLTYGASYMLNVSAEEEDVGAGVLLRAVEPLDGIAQMQARRPGIKLRDLARGPGRLTVAFGVGPSLNGVDLCTGKTLWLGAMTHAKATPVAVTTRIGLSREMHRPLRFYEPDSPFVSGPRKLLMPGGLAIDTESKK, encoded by the coding sequence ATGAGCGCAAAAACATGGCATATCGCGCCGCTCGGACGCACGGCATTGCCGGTCGACGCGACTGAACTCGCGCGCTATCTGGTCGGCAAGTGCCTCGTGCACGACATGCCCGAAGGGCGCATCAGCGGCCGCATCGTCGAGACCGAGGCGTATCCGGTCGGCGACTCGACCGGATACGCGTTTATCGGCCGCCGCCAGTACAACGAAGCGTTGTTTCTTTCGCCGGGGCACGCCTATGTGCGGCTCACTTACGGTGCGTCCTACATGTTGAACGTGTCTGCCGAAGAAGAGGACGTCGGCGCCGGCGTGCTGTTGCGCGCGGTCGAACCGCTCGACGGCATCGCGCAGATGCAGGCGCGCCGCCCCGGCATCAAACTGCGCGACCTCGCGCGCGGACCCGGCCGGCTCACGGTGGCGTTCGGTGTCGGGCCGTCGCTGAACGGCGTCGATCTTTGCACGGGCAAAACGCTGTGGCTTGGCGCGATGACGCACGCGAAGGCCACACCCGTTGCAGTGACGACGCGTATCGGCCTGTCGCGCGAAATGCATCGGCCGCTGCGTTTCTACGAACCCGATAGCCCATTCGTCAGCGGTCCTCGCAAGCTCTTGATGCCGGGCGGATTAGCCATCGATACCGAAAGCAAAAAGTAA
- a CDS encoding DUF4148 domain-containing protein, protein MKSLIKAVAIAAVLAVPVMSFAQSNPSGLTRAQVREELIQLEKAGYDPAMSNDATYPADIQAAERRVQAENAQAAAQQPAADTGYGPATGGTSQTGAPARLDRANTVYFGH, encoded by the coding sequence ATGAAATCGCTGATCAAGGCTGTTGCCATTGCTGCTGTGCTGGCTGTTCCGGTGATGTCGTTCGCGCAATCGAATCCGTCGGGTCTCACGCGTGCACAGGTTCGCGAAGAACTGATTCAGCTGGAAAAGGCCGGTTATGATCCGGCGATGTCGAATGATGCGACGTATCCGGCCGATATCCAGGCTGCGGAACGTCGCGTGCAGGCCGAGAACGCGCAAGCTGCCGCGCAGCAACCGGCTGCCGATACGGGTTATGGCCCGGCGACGGGCGGCACGTCACAAACGGGTGCACCGGCGCGCCTCGATCGGGCTAATACGGTTTATTTCGGCCATTAA
- a CDS encoding CBS domain-containing protein, with product MTRVAQVLKSKTDQNVYTIAASDSVYNALKLMADKQIGALLVMEGEAIAGIVTERDYARKIVLMDRSSKSTPVRDIMSKAVRFVRPEQTTDECMALMTERRMRHLPVLDHDKLVGMVSIGDLVKNIIAEQQFTIQQLEHYITGAG from the coding sequence ATGACCCGCGTTGCACAAGTACTCAAATCGAAGACGGACCAGAACGTCTACACGATCGCCGCGTCGGATTCGGTCTACAACGCTCTCAAACTGATGGCCGACAAGCAGATCGGCGCATTGCTGGTCATGGAAGGCGAGGCGATCGCCGGGATCGTCACCGAGCGCGACTATGCGCGCAAGATCGTGCTGATGGATCGCTCGTCGAAGTCGACGCCGGTGCGCGACATCATGAGCAAGGCGGTCCGGTTCGTGCGCCCTGAGCAGACGACCGACGAGTGCATGGCACTCATGACCGAACGCCGCATGCGCCACCTGCCGGTGCTCGATCACGACAAACTGGTTGGCATGGTGTCGATCGGCGACCTCGTGAAGAACATCATCGCGGAACAGCAGTTCACCATTCAGCAACTCGAACACTACATCACGGGAGCCGGTTGA